In the genome of Streptomyces sp. NBC_00259, the window CGGCGGGGACGTGGGCCAAGACCTGCTCGTCCGCGGGATTCACCACCGCGATGGTGTCGGCGGTGGCGGCGGGGCCCCACGTGCCGCCGATGTACATCCCGTCGTGGGCCTTCATCCGCGAGTCTCCTTCGGGCGTGGCGAGGTCCGTCCACGCTCCAAACTAGCGGTGTTAGTTTTTGGGCGCCAGGGTGGGCCGGGGCGGAGGGTGTGATTCTCCCCTCCACCCCGCCCACCTGTGTCCGAGGGCGGGCCGCTCGGCGGTCGGAGCGGCGCCCGTGGCCGGCAGGTCAGGCCGGGGTCTGGCCCAAGGCCGACGGAGGTGCCTGCATCTGGCGGGCGACCGGCGGGGAGATGGACGCGACCTGGGCGCGGGTGCGGTCCACCTGCTGTGCCGCGGGGATCGCCGCCTGGGCCGGCTGGGGTTTGTCCTCGGGGGACTTCGCCACCGACGACCAGGTACGCAGCCGGTGGCTGGCCGCCTCGTCGAGGCTCACCGGCTCCCCCCGCTGCTCCGCCAGCCGGCTGGCCTCGCGGCCGAGCGCGGCCACGTCGTCCCAGCGGAGCCTCAGCACCACGGACAGTTCGGCCCCACCGTCCGGGAGGCCCTTCATGATCGGCCCGTCACCATCGCTCATTGCCGCTCCTGTCGTTGAGGCAGACGCTTTCCCGGGTGCCCGGTAGTACGTACCGTTCGGCCGCCGTGTTCAGCGTCGCGTCCGGCCCGTAGCCCCAGCCCCGCCGCCGAGACGAGGAGCAGCCCCAGCATCACGAACGGCGCGGCCGTGCCCGCGAACCCCGCGACGAGACCGGCGGAGGCGGGAGCCGCGACCTGGCCCAGGCGGTTGCCGGTGAGGCGCAGGGCGAGCGCGGTGGAGCGTGCCTCGGCAGGGGCGGCCCGCACGACGGTCGTCATGGACAGCGGCTGGCCGACGCCGAGGCAGAAGCCCAGTACCGCGAGCATCGCGGCGAGCGCCCACACGGGAACGGGCAGCGCCAGGCCCGCGCACAACAGCCCGGCGAGCAGACAGGTCACGGTGAGCAGGACCGTGCGGCCCATGATCCGGATCATCGGGGTCATGACCAGCCGGCAGGCGATCGTCGCGGCCGCCCGTACGCTCAGCAGCAGCCCGATGACGGACGGGGCGATGCCCCGGTGCTCGCCGATCACCGGGAGGTAGGCGGTGAGGATGTCGGTCGCCGACAGCACGGCCAGGCTGATGACGATTCCCGCGGGTACGCCCCGCGTCCGCAGGATGCGGTGCAACGGCACCGAGGTGCGCGCCGTACGGCGAACGCCGGCCGTGCGGTGCTCGATCCGCCACAGCGAGGTGGCGGCGGCCGCCGCCACCGTCGCGGAGACGAGCAGGGCCAGTGCGCTCGTCCGGGCCATGTCGGTGCCGATCAGCGCCCCTGCGGCGATCGGGCCGACGAGCTGGCCGAGCGAGGCGCCGATCGTGAAGTGGCCGAAGTTGCGGTCCTGTTCGTCGGGCGCGGACTGCCGGGCGACGATCGACTGAGCGCCGATCACGAAGCACAGATGACCGAGGCCCATGACGCCGCTCCAGGCCGCCATGGCGGGCAGGGAACCGGCCAGTCCGCTCAGCGCGCAGCCACCGGAGATCAGCGCCACGCCCAGGGGCAGCAGCGGTGCGCACCGGCCGTGGTCGGTGCGGCGGCCCAGCGGAACGGCGGCGAACAGCGGGAGCAGTGCGTACACACCCGCGATGACGCCGATCGCCCGCTCGTCGGCGCCGAGGGCGAGGGCGCGGTACGAGACGGCCGGGCGGGCCATCGACACCGCCCCCTGCGCGAAGCCGAAGGCGATGACGAGGCGCAGGAGCCAGCCGCGTCGCATCAGATGATGCCGAAGAGGATTCCGGCCCCGAGCACCACGAGGGAGGTGAGCGCGGCCCACTTGACCGTGAACCTGGTGTGGTCGCCGAACTCGACCTTGGCCATGCCGACGAGGACGTACACGGCGGGGACGAGCGGGCTGGACATGTGCAGCGCCTGGCCGGCGAGGGAGGCGCGGGCGATCTCCAGCGGGGAGACTCCGTGGGCGGCGCCGGCTTCGGCGAGGACGGGGAGGACGCCGAAGTAGAAGCCGTCGTTCGACATGAAGTAGGTGAGCGGGAGGCTCAGCAGGCCGGTGACGAGCGCCATGTGGGGGCCCATGCCGGCGGGGATGGCGCCGACGAGCCAGTCGGCCATGTGCTTGACCATGCCGGTGCCGGTGAGGACTCCGGTGAAGACGGCGGCGGCGAAGACCATGCCGGAGACGTTGAGGACGTTGTCCGCGTGGGCGGCGAGACGGGCCTTCTGGTCGGCCATCTTCGGGAAGTTGACGGTGAGGGCGAGGGCGGCGCCGATCAGGAACAGTACGGGGATCGGCAGCAGCTCCATGATCATCGAGGCGAGCAGGACGACGGTGAGCGCGGCGTTGAACCAGTACAGCCGGGGGCGCAGGGTCTCGCGCCTGGGGTCCAGGCCCTGGAAGACCTCGTCGTCGCCGGAGTCGCCGGAGTCGCCGGAGTCGCCGGTGCCGGAGCCCGCGGTGCCGCTGCCGGTTCCGGCGGCGGAACCCGCGGCCCCGCCCGTGGCGGTCGCCGGGCCCGTCGTCGTACGGTCGCCTCCGCCGCCCGCCTTCACCAGCACGGTCTCGGTCTCAGGCTCCAGCGCCTCGTCCAGCGTCAGATAGCCGATGCGCTTGCGCTCGCGGCGGCCGAGGACGTACGCGAGGACGAAGACGAAGAGCAGTCCGACGCCGAGCGCGGGGATCATCGGCACGAAGATGTCACCGGCGTCTAGCTTGAGCGCGGTCGCGGCACGGGCGGTCGGCCCGCCCCACGGCAGGGTGTTCATCACGCCGTTCGCGGTGGCGGCGACGCCGGTCATCACCACGAGACTCATCCCGAGGCGCTTGTAGAGCGGGTACATCGCCGAGACGGTGATCATGAACGTGGTGGAGCCGTCGCCGTCCAGCGACACGATCGCGGCGAGCAGGGCCGTGCCGACCACGACGCGCATCGGGTCCGCCCTGCAGAAGCGCAGGATGCCCCGCACGATCGGGTCGAACAGGCCGACGTCGATCATCACGCCGAAGTAGACGATGGCGAACATCAGCATCGCCGCGGTGGGCGCGAGGTTGCCGACGCCTTCCAGGACGTAGTCCCCGAGCTTCGCGCCCTGTCCGACGATGACGCAGAAGAGCGCGGGGATCAGCACGAGCGCCGCGATCGGCGACATCTTCTTCATCATGATCAGGACCAGGAAGGTCGCGATCATGGCGAAGCCGAGGATTGTCAGCATGGGGAGGGCACCTCACGTTCATCCTTGAACTCCCACCGGAGCCGGCGGTCCGGATGACGTTAGGTGCCGTTCTTCCGCGTTAACAAGATGTTGACGTGTGAGCAATAAGCGCAAAACCCCAGGTCATCGGGCAGGGGCCAGCTCCACGGCGAAGCCGTTGAGGACGGCCGTGCCGGACAGCGGGTCGAGCAGCGAGCCGTCGAGCAGTTGGTTGACGTTGACCCCCGGGCGGGCCGCCGCCACCGACATCCGGGTGCCGGCGCGGTCGTGGCCCCAGCCGTGCGGCAGGCTCACCACTCCCGTGCGTACGGCGTCGGTGATCTCGACGGGGACCTCCAGCTCTCCTCCGGCCGCCTTGATCCGGGCGGTGGCCCCGTCGTCGAGTCCGAGGCGGGCCGCGTCGGCCGGGTGGACCTGGAGGGTGCAGCGGTTGGAACCGCCGTTGAGGGTGGCGACGTTGTGCATCCAGCTGTTGTTGGAGCGCAGATGGCGGCGGCCGACCAGGACGAGCCGGTCGTCCCGCTCCCCCAGGGCGCGCCGCAGTCGCGGCAGATCGGCGGCGATGGGCGCCGGCAGCAGTTCGACGCGTCCGCTGCGGGTCCGAAGGACCTGGGACAGCCGGGGCCGCAGCGGGCCGAGGTCGATGCCGTGCGGCTGCGCGAGCAGGTCGTCGAGGGTGAGGCCGTACGGGCCGAGGCGCAGCATCATGTCGAGCCTCCGCTCGGGGCCGCTGCTTCCGCCCAGCCCGGCTGCGAGCTCCTCGGGGTCCTGGCCGTGGACCGGCGAGTGGGGGTCGGCGACGGCCTTGGCGAGCGAGCCCGCGACCACCATGTCGTCGACGGCCGACGGGTCGGCCCCGTGCATCCCGCTCACGGCGAGGATCAGCCGGGCGTGGATCTCGCACTCGTCCATCGCGCCGGCGTCGAGGGGAATGGCGGCGGGCGTGTAGCGGACCTGGTTGCGGACGGCGAGGGCGTTGAAGGCGAAGTCGAAGTGCGCGCTGCGGGACGGCGGTGGCGGGGGCAGGACGACGTCGGCGTGGCGCGAGGTCTCGTTCAGATACGGGTCGATGCTGACCATGAGGTCGAGTCCGGGCAGCGCACGGTCGAGGCGGTCGCCGTCGGGTGCGGAGAGCACGGGGTTGGCGGCGATCGCGATCACCGCGCGGATGCAGCCTTCGCCAGGTGTCTCGATCTCCTCGGCGAGCACGGTGATCGGCAGTTCTCCCTTGGCCTCGGGGTGGCCGCCGACCCTGCTGCTCCAGCGGCCCAGCGCGAATCCCTTGCCGGGGCCGGCCGGCAGGCCGGCGGGCCGGGGTGCCCGGTCGTGGGCGGCGAGCGGGAAGAGGGCACCGCCGGGCCGGTCGAGGTTGCCGGTCAGGATGTTGAGGACGTCCACGAGCCAGCTGGCGAGGGTGCCGTGCTCGACGGTGCAGCTGCCGATGCGGCCGTAGACGGCGGCGGTCGGGGCGGCGGCGAGTTCGCGCGCGATCGTCCGGATCGTCCCGGCGTCCATGTCGCACGCCTCGGCGACCGCCTCGGGAGTGAACTCCCTTACGGCCTCCCGGACTTCGTCCACCCCTTCGACCTGAGCGGCGAGCGGCCCGAGGTCGGTGAGGCCCTCCTCGAACAGGACCTGGGCGAGGGCGGCCAGCAGCAGCGCGTCCGTGCCGGGGCGGATCGCGACATGGCGGTCGGCGAGCCGCGCGGTGCGGGTACGGCGGGGGTCGACGACGGTGAGACGGCCGCCGCGCCGGCGCAGTGCCTTGAGCTTGCCCGGGAAGTCGGGTGCGGTGCACAGGCTGCCGTTGGAGTCGAGCGGGTTGGCGCCGAGGAGCAGCAGATGGTCCGTACGGTCCAGGTCGGGTACGGGGATGGCGCCCGCGCTGCCGAAGAGCAGTCCGCTGGAGACGTGCTTGGGCATCTGGTCGAGGGTGCTGGCGGTGAAGAGGTTGCGGGTGCGCAGCGTGGACAGCAGGACGGGCGGGTAGAGCCCGCCGGCCATGGTGTGGACGTTCGGGTTGCCGAGGACGACACCGACGGCGTTCGGGCCGTACCGCTCGATCAGCGGGCGTATCCGGGCGGCGACGGTGTCGAAGGCTTCGTCCCAGGTGGCTTCGCGCAGTTCGCCGTGCTCGTCACGGACGAGGGGGGTCCGCAGCCGGTCGGGGTCGGAGTCCAGCTCCCCGAAGGAGGCGCCCTTGGGGCAGATGAATCCCTGACTGAAGACGTCGTCGCGGTCCCCGCGGGCGCCGGTGACCTTCTCCCCCGTTCCGTCGCGTCCGATGGTGAGGGTCAGTCCGCAGGTGGCCTCGCACAGGGGGCAGATGCGCGGGGCCGTGCGGGTGGCGTCGGTTCCTGTCATGGGGCCCTCCCGGGGCGGCGGCAGCGGTGACGCGCGGGCGCCCCTGAGCATACCGACCGGTACGCATGCCGGGGAGGCCCTCGGGCGCACCGGCGGTGAACCGAAGGGGCCGACGCAGGCCGGGCGGTCGCATGCACGGAGACGGGCCCGCGCGGAGGTCAGTCCAGCACCCGGGCCAGATACGCGTACAGCAGCTCCCTCGTCTCCGCGATGATCTCCGCGTCGCCCGACGGGTCGACGCGGAAGGCCAGTTGCAGCAGCGCGTCCGTCGCCTCCACCGCGACGAGCGTGGTGCGGCGCAGCACCGGGTCCGCGCTGCGGCCGAGGTGTCCGGCGAGCAGTTCGGTGAGCCGGTCGGCGACCGCGTGGTTGGCGCCCGAGGCGGGTGCGGCGACCGGGATGCGGTAGCCGAAGTCGATCAGCGCGAAGCCTGGCACGGCCCGCTTCATGGCCAGGTACTCGTCGAGCACGGCGTCGACCGCGCCCCGCCAGTCCGCGGCCGGCATTCCGGCGATCCGCGCCCCGATGCGCTCGGCGTACCGGTCGAGGTTGCGCGCGGCGAGGGCCTCGGCCATGGCCCGCTTGTTACCGAAGAAGCGGTAGACGGAGCCGATGGGCACCTCGGCGCGGGCCGCGACCGCGCGCGTGGACAGCTCCTCGTAGCCGGTCTCGTCGAGGAGTTGGGCGCAGGCGTCCAGGATCCGGGTCAGCCGCTCGGCGCTGCGCTGCTGTACGGGCGTACGGCGGAGGGAGTGACCTGAGGACATCGCCCCATGATGCCGCCCCCGCGCGGCCGCGGGGTGTCGCCGGATGGCCGAGTGGTGCCGTTGACGGGGCCGCGCCGGAATCCTACTGTCGACCATAGGATTCCTTGGGACCGACGCATCGGGAGTGCGGATGAGCGGCATCGAGCAGGCACGGAAGACGGCCGAGGGGCTGGAGTACCTGTCGGGCTTCGGCAATGAACACAGCTCGGAGGCCGTCCCCGGCGCCCTGCCGTACGGGCGGAACTCACCCCAGCGGGCCCCGCTCGGGCTGTACGCGGAGCAGCTGAGCGGCACCGCGTTCACCGAGCCGCGCGCCCAGAACCGGCGCTCGTGGCTGTACCGGATCAGGCCCTCGGCCGCGCACCCGCCGTTCGTCCGCAGCGGCAACGGCGCCCTGCACACCGCCCCCTTCACCGAGACCGTGCCCGACCCGAACCGGCTCCGCTGGGACCCGCTGCCGCAGCCCGCGCCCGGCACCGACTGGCTGGCCGGTCTGTGGACCCTCGGCGGGAACGGGGACGCCACCCAGCGCACCGGCATGGCCGTGCACCTGTACCACGCCAACGCGTCCATGGAACGACGGGTGTTCAGCAACGCGGACGGCGAGCTGCTGATCGTGCCCGAGCGGGGCGGGCTGCTGCTCCGTACGGAGCTGGGGCTGCTGTCCGCCGGGCCCGGCGAGGTCGCGCTCGTGCCGCGCGGGGTGCGCTTCCGTGTCGAGCTGCTCGACGACAGCGCCCGCGGCTACGTCTGCGAGAACTACGGGCAGGCCTTCCAGCTCCCTGACCTCGGGCCGATCGGCGCCAACGGGCTCGCCAACGCACGGGACTTCCGGGCACCGGTCGCGGCGTACGAGGACGTCGAGGGCCAGGTCGAGGTCGTCAACAAGTTCTGCGGCAATCTGTGGACCGCCACCTACGACCACTCGCCGCTCGATGTCGTCGCCTGGCACGGGAACCATGTGCCGTACGTCTACGACCTGCGGGCCTTCAACGTCCTCGGGACCATCTCCTACGACCACCCCGACCCGTCCATCTTCACCGTACTGACGTCCCCCAGCGACACCCCCGGACTGGCGGGCGTGGACTTCGTGGTGTTCGCCCCGCGCTGGCTGGTGGGCGAGGACACCTTCCGCCCGCCCTACTTCCACCGCAACGTGATGAGCGAGTACATGGGCCTCATCGAGGGCGCCTACGACGCCAAGACCGCCGGCAAGGGAGGCTTCGTCCCGGGCGGCGGGTCGCTGCACAACATGATGTCCGCGCACGGCCCCGACCGGGAGACGTTCGACAGGGCGAGCGCGGCCGAGCTGAAGCCGCAGAAGATCGACGACGGCCTGGCGTTCATGTTCGAGACGCGCTGGCCGGTGACCGCGACCGCCGAAGCGGCGAACGCGGACCACCTGCAGAGGGCGTACGACGACGTGTGGCAGGGTCTGGAGCGCCACTTCCGGTCCTGAGGCCGGATCTGATACGGAGTTGCCGTGACCGCCTTCGCCCCCGACTCGCTCGTCCTGAACCGCAAGCTGCCGCTCTGGTACCAGGTCTCGCAGTCGCTCCGCGCCTCCATACTGGGCCGCCGCCCGCACGACCCGCTGCGGCTGCCGACGGAGGAGCAGCTCGCCGAGCACTACGGGGTGAGCGTGCTGACCATGCGGCAGGCGCTCAAGGAGCTGGAGACGGAAGGCCTGATCAGCCGGCACCGGCGGCGCGGCACCTTCATCGAACCGGGGGCGCGGCGGAGCGCGCCCAGACGGCTGCTGGGCTCGATCGACGCGATCGTGGCCCAGCAGTCGGGCGAGCGGACGACGATCCTGGGCCATGCCCCGGAGCCCGTGCCCGGCGGCCTCGCCGAGTACTTCCCCGACACGGACGAGGTCGTCACGTACCGGAGGCTGCGGTGCGACGGCGACAGCGGGGAGCCGACGAACTGGGCGGAGAACGCGGTACGGCCGGACGTCGCGGCGCGGCTGGAGGTCGCGGACCTGGAACGCTGGCCGATGACCAAGGTGTTGCGGGATGCCGTCGGGGTACGGATCAGCCGCATCACGGACACGGTGGAGGCGCGGCTCGCCGACCCGGAGACGGCGGAGCTGCTTCAGGTGCCCCTGCTGTCCCCGATCCTCCACTACACGGGTGTGACGTACGACGAGGAGGGGCGGGTGGTGGACGTGGCACGGATCCGGTACCGGGGTGACCGGTTCTCGTTCTCGGTGACCGTCGAGGCACAGTGAGCTCCACCATGCTGCTGGACGACCTCATGCCCTGGTCCACCGGGCCGT includes:
- a CDS encoding MFS transporter — its product is MRRGWLLRLVIAFGFAQGAVSMARPAVSYRALALGADERAIGVIAGVYALLPLFAAVPLGRRTDHGRCAPLLPLGVALISGGCALSGLAGSLPAMAAWSGVMGLGHLCFVIGAQSIVARQSAPDEQDRNFGHFTIGASLGQLVGPIAAGALIGTDMARTSALALLVSATVAAAAATSLWRIEHRTAGVRRTARTSVPLHRILRTRGVPAGIVISLAVLSATDILTAYLPVIGEHRGIAPSVIGLLLSVRAAATIACRLVMTPMIRIMGRTVLLTVTCLLAGLLCAGLALPVPVWALAAMLAVLGFCLGVGQPLSMTTVVRAAPAEARSTALALRLTGNRLGQVAAPASAGLVAGFAGTAAPFVMLGLLLVSAAGLGLRAGRDAEHGGRTVRTTGHPGKRLPQRQERQ
- a CDS encoding CitMHS family transporter, giving the protein MLTILGFAMIATFLVLIMMKKMSPIAALVLIPALFCVIVGQGAKLGDYVLEGVGNLAPTAAMLMFAIVYFGVMIDVGLFDPIVRGILRFCRADPMRVVVGTALLAAIVSLDGDGSTTFMITVSAMYPLYKRLGMSLVVMTGVAATANGVMNTLPWGGPTARAATALKLDAGDIFVPMIPALGVGLLFVFVLAYVLGRRERKRIGYLTLDEALEPETETVLVKAGGGGDRTTTGPATATGGAAGSAAGTGSGTAGSGTGDSGDSGDSGDDEVFQGLDPRRETLRPRLYWFNAALTVVLLASMIMELLPIPVLFLIGAALALTVNFPKMADQKARLAAHADNVLNVSGMVFAAAVFTGVLTGTGMVKHMADWLVGAIPAGMGPHMALVTGLLSLPLTYFMSNDGFYFGVLPVLAEAGAAHGVSPLEIARASLAGQALHMSSPLVPAVYVLVGMAKVEFGDHTRFTVKWAALTSLVVLGAGILFGII
- a CDS encoding molybdopterin-dependent oxidoreductase, whose translation is MTGTDATRTAPRICPLCEATCGLTLTIGRDGTGEKVTGARGDRDDVFSQGFICPKGASFGELDSDPDRLRTPLVRDEHGELREATWDEAFDTVAARIRPLIERYGPNAVGVVLGNPNVHTMAGGLYPPVLLSTLRTRNLFTASTLDQMPKHVSSGLLFGSAGAIPVPDLDRTDHLLLLGANPLDSNGSLCTAPDFPGKLKALRRRGGRLTVVDPRRTRTARLADRHVAIRPGTDALLLAALAQVLFEEGLTDLGPLAAQVEGVDEVREAVREFTPEAVAEACDMDAGTIRTIARELAAAPTAAVYGRIGSCTVEHGTLASWLVDVLNILTGNLDRPGGALFPLAAHDRAPRPAGLPAGPGKGFALGRWSSRVGGHPEAKGELPITVLAEEIETPGEGCIRAVIAIAANPVLSAPDGDRLDRALPGLDLMVSIDPYLNETSRHADVVLPPPPPSRSAHFDFAFNALAVRNQVRYTPAAIPLDAGAMDECEIHARLILAVSGMHGADPSAVDDMVVAGSLAKAVADPHSPVHGQDPEELAAGLGGSSGPERRLDMMLRLGPYGLTLDDLLAQPHGIDLGPLRPRLSQVLRTRSGRVELLPAPIAADLPRLRRALGERDDRLVLVGRRHLRSNNSWMHNVATLNGGSNRCTLQVHPADAARLGLDDGATARIKAAGGELEVPVEITDAVRTGVVSLPHGWGHDRAGTRMSVAAARPGVNVNQLLDGSLLDPLSGTAVLNGFAVELAPAR
- a CDS encoding TetR/AcrR family transcriptional regulator codes for the protein MSSGHSLRRTPVQQRSAERLTRILDACAQLLDETGYEELSTRAVAARAEVPIGSVYRFFGNKRAMAEALAARNLDRYAERIGARIAGMPAADWRGAVDAVLDEYLAMKRAVPGFALIDFGYRIPVAAPASGANHAVADRLTELLAGHLGRSADPVLRRTTLVAVEATDALLQLAFRVDPSGDAEIIAETRELLYAYLARVLD
- the hmgA gene encoding homogentisate 1,2-dioxygenase; this translates as MSGIEQARKTAEGLEYLSGFGNEHSSEAVPGALPYGRNSPQRAPLGLYAEQLSGTAFTEPRAQNRRSWLYRIRPSAAHPPFVRSGNGALHTAPFTETVPDPNRLRWDPLPQPAPGTDWLAGLWTLGGNGDATQRTGMAVHLYHANASMERRVFSNADGELLIVPERGGLLLRTELGLLSAGPGEVALVPRGVRFRVELLDDSARGYVCENYGQAFQLPDLGPIGANGLANARDFRAPVAAYEDVEGQVEVVNKFCGNLWTATYDHSPLDVVAWHGNHVPYVYDLRAFNVLGTISYDHPDPSIFTVLTSPSDTPGLAGVDFVVFAPRWLVGEDTFRPPYFHRNVMSEYMGLIEGAYDAKTAGKGGFVPGGGSLHNMMSAHGPDRETFDRASAAELKPQKIDDGLAFMFETRWPVTATAEAANADHLQRAYDDVWQGLERHFRS
- a CDS encoding GntR family transcriptional regulator; protein product: MTAFAPDSLVLNRKLPLWYQVSQSLRASILGRRPHDPLRLPTEEQLAEHYGVSVLTMRQALKELETEGLISRHRRRGTFIEPGARRSAPRRLLGSIDAIVAQQSGERTTILGHAPEPVPGGLAEYFPDTDEVVTYRRLRCDGDSGEPTNWAENAVRPDVAARLEVADLERWPMTKVLRDAVGVRISRITDTVEARLADPETAELLQVPLLSPILHYTGVTYDEEGRVVDVARIRYRGDRFSFSVTVEAQ